The Anaerolineae bacterium genome includes a region encoding these proteins:
- a CDS encoding YqaA family protein translates to MLRRLYSWVLRWAETAYGTWALFILAFCESSFFPVPPDILLIALAVARPKRSFYYALICSAGSVLGGCLGYLIGWRFMVDIGEKIISLYGLTEKVEYIQSLYMRYDALAIGIAGFTPIPYKVFTISAGALNIDFTVFVIASLVSRSMRFFLVGWLIYRFGSGIQDFIEKYFNTLAVAFTVLLVAGFVIIKYFL, encoded by the coding sequence ATGCTTAGACGGCTTTATTCCTGGGTTCTCCGCTGGGCGGAGACAGCATATGGGACATGGGCATTATTTATTCTGGCTTTTTGTGAATCCTCTTTTTTCCCCGTACCCCCTGATATCCTTCTGATAGCCCTTGCCGTGGCAAGACCAAAAAGGTCGTTTTATTATGCGCTGATATGTTCGGCAGGTTCCGTACTTGGGGGATGTTTAGGCTATTTGATTGGATGGCGGTTTATGGTCGACATCGGGGAGAAGATTATAAGCCTTTATGGTTTAACTGAAAAGGTTGAATATATCCAGTCTCTTTACATGCGATATGACGCTCTGGCAATCGGGATCGCCGGCTTTACTCCTATTCCCTACAAGGTGTTTACTATTTCAGCCGGAGCTCTGAATATTGATTTCACCGTATTTGTGATTGCTTCGCTGGTTTCCCGTTCCATGCGTTTTTTCCTGGTTGGGTGGCTTATATATCGTTTTGGTTCCGGAATTCAGGATTTTATTGAGAAATATTTTAATACGCTGGCAGTTGCATTTACCGTTCTTCTTGTTGCCGGATTTGTGATTATCAAGTATTTTCTCTAA
- a CDS encoding protein-L-isoaspartate(D-aspartate) O-methyltransferase yields MRKDSITFKSKREQMVVKQLESRGITDINVLAAMRKVPRHLFVSEALMDQAYVDYPLPIGEQQTISQPYIVAEMTQALQLGKDDRVLEIGTGSGYQAAILAEIAFRVYTIERINPLFIKARKLFDELHYHNIVARYSDGTLGWKDESPFDAIIVTAGAPKIPESLVEQLAIGGRMVIPVGDQFSQELIKLYKDEQGIRKTCLGGCRFVKLLGEQGWRYQ; encoded by the coding sequence ATGAGAAAGGATTCCATTACATTTAAAAGCAAGCGCGAACAAATGGTCGTCAAGCAGCTTGAGTCGCGCGGGATAACAGACATAAATGTTCTTGCAGCCATGCGCAAAGTCCCAAGGCATCTGTTTGTAAGTGAGGCCTTAATGGATCAGGCGTATGTTGATTATCCGCTTCCCATCGGTGAGCAGCAAACAATTTCACAACCATATATCGTGGCAGAGATGACACAGGCTCTGCAACTCGGCAAGGATGACCGGGTGCTTGAAATCGGAACAGGATCAGGATATCAGGCCGCAATTTTAGCTGAAATTGCATTCAGGGTATATACCATTGAAAGAATAAATCCGCTTTTTATTAAAGCGCGCAAACTTTTTGACGAGCTTCATTATCACAACATAGTAGCCAGATATTCAGACGGCACTTTAGGGTGGAAAGACGAAAGTCCGTTTGATGCTATTATTGTCACAGCCGGCGCGCCGAAAATTCCTGAAAGCCTGGTAGAACAGTTGGCAATTGGCGGACGTATGGTAATACCGGTCGGAGACCAGTTTTCGCAGGAGTTGATCAAACTATATAAGGATGAGCAGGGTATTCGCAAAACATGTCTTGGTGGATGCAGGTTTGTAAAACTGCTTGGCGAACAAGGCTGGAGATACCAATAA